One part of the Rutidosis leptorrhynchoides isolate AG116_Rl617_1_P2 chromosome 1, CSIRO_AGI_Rlap_v1, whole genome shotgun sequence genome encodes these proteins:
- the LOC139892722 gene encoding uncharacterized protein has product MFEAVASYDLWIWHAYFGPADSNNDINVLNQSDLFNDLLQDNAHAFNFSVSGCNFTKGYYLTDEIYPEWATLVKSFKSPPTPECAKFKRFQEAARKDIERAFGVLQGRWAIIKNTSRQFYVERIRRIMHTCVILHNMITEDNGRAMCDLEENYRPARRTRRSIEERVQAHIRVNKELRDSTIHHLLRQKLIEHIWNLPANFRVRHVPQVGPSDYEEDEDEDNEEDEDCYNDDE; this is encoded by the exons ATGTTCGAAGCGGTAGCATCGTATGACTTATGGATTTGGCACGCTTATTTTGGACCCGCCGATTCAAACAACGACATCAATGTGCTTAATCAATCCGATTTATTTAACGACCTACTTCAAGATAATGCACATGCGTTTAATTTTTCGGTTAGTGGGTGTAATTTCACTAAAGGTTATTATCTAACCGATGAGATATATCCTGAATGGGCGACTTtggttaagtctttcaaaagtccaCCTACCCCTGAATGTGCAAAATTTAAAAGGTTCCAAGAAGCTGCCCGAAAAGATATTGAACGGGCCTTCGGAGTGCTTCAAGGTCGTTGGGCAATAATTAAAAACACTTCCCGACAATTCTATGTTGAAAGAATCCGAAGAATTATGCACACTTGtgttatattacacaacatgatcacCGAGGACAATGGAAGGGCAATGTGTGACCTTGAAGAAAACTATAGGCCCGCTCGTCGTACAAGGAGATCAATTGAAGAAAGGGTTCAAGCGCACATTCGGGTTAATAAAGAATTGCGAGATTCCACCATTCATCATCTACTACGACAAAAGCTCATCGAACACATTTGGAATCTTCCTGCAAATTTCCGTGTTCGACACGTACCACAAGTTGGGCCTTCCG actACGAAGAAGACGAAGACGAGGACAACGAAGAAGACGAAGACTGTTACAACGATGATGAGTAG